The sequence below is a genomic window from Tubulanus polymorphus chromosome 1, tnTubPoly1.2, whole genome shotgun sequence.
TATTCAGTAAACTAGCACAATTCGTGTATGAATACAACCCTTTACTGAACTTAGTAAAACAATGAAGAAATCAACAACACGAATCCATGAATTCTGATTTCAACGAAGCTCCATTATTTCAAATGCCTGGAATACCCCCTAACACCCCAACACACACACATAAGCCCGATCGTCTTCACAGAGGTCGTCTCTGACCCATTGTTAATCGTAGTTCAGTTCTATCGCACACGTGTATCATTTAGAATGTTCTCTTGggtatttcttcatttttatgaaaacacCAGCCGGTAAATGCAAGATATCACTTAAATCACTCGAAATAGCAagattcaaactgaaaatgaaaagatatTCTACGTTAGTAACTAAATAGATGTATTCAATACGGATCATCTTTATTCATAGCTGGGTTTGcatgatgatgtattttttaaaaaGCTGACATTGTGTTGACATTTAGGTTAGTATTTATCCTCCCAACTTTCAATGGAGGCAGTTGAAATTGGGTAATTATCACACGGGATCCTGTATTCAATTGATCATTCAACAGTATATAAATTACTCGCTAAATACCGGATAAAAAGTATCTGTATCTGctcgtgaaaaaaaaacagattgCGGAAAAAACTGAACCTAAACCGCGCGTGTATGCTTAACACCTACCAGGAAATAACGTTGGGGTTTTTAACTCCAAATCGAATTTCTTTCAAGGAAATGTTCGTTCGGCAGCTGTAAAacagagaaaaaaatatatccgTTATTCACATGTTCTTCACATTCAAGTCAAAGCGTTTTTAGCAAATGtgctattttcaaaaagcaGCGATTAGAAAATCAGCATTTTCAATGTGAAACAATATATAAACTAACCGCCACACGTTTCCAATTGTAATTCATCGATCAAAGCTGGTAATTTATCCGTATCATTCACTCGAAATACGAACTGTCGCGTTGAAGCTATATTGTTGAGTTCTTCATTGCTCACTTCGTCTCCGATACCGACTGCGAACAGTTTTATACCGACTTGTTTCGTAAATCTCGCCTGTTTCCTCGTGTACGCTCGGTTTTGTGATTTACCATCTGTTATTACGATTCCTATTTTCGGCATTTTACCATCCCGAGCTCCATTCGCTTCTCTGAAACTGTATCGTCTGGCAATTCGTAACGCATCGCCGATATTCGTGTCGCCTCCAGACTGTTCGATTCTGGAAATCGCTGCAACTGCTCCATTCTCGTCAGCGATGTATGAATCCAAATTGAACTGCACTCGGGCATAGGTTCCGAACGTCAGCACAGCAACTCGGGTTCCACCCGAtcctattttgaattttttcactaGTTTCTTCAGGAAGTCCAACTGTTTGGTGAAATCCTTCGGCCAAATACTGCTCGATGCGTCTAACATAACTACAACATCGGCGTGTGGTGTATCGCACTTCCTATGAGCTGAAAATACATAACAATTTAAACCCGAGATCTTTTTACAGAACGATGTTAtcaattctgaaaatattcacACGAGTTTCTTACCAGCTGCGTGATCAGGttcatcatctaaaatcaTATAAAACAATGCGACGTTAGATACGAGCTGATCAGTCTATATATAGATTCATAACGTATTGAGATCTGAATGTTACCTCGGCAAGTTATCTGCGAAAGTCTTGCTTTTAATTGAGGCAGATCCGAGAATCTCGACACTGTGAATACGTTCTCTCCCAGAGGCCAAGAAGCGATCGAATCTAATTCTATTTTGTCGACTTTTGGACCGATTCCGACTGTCATCACGGTCACTCCGTTCTTCCTCAGTTTACGCGCTTCCAGAGCCGTTTCCGAACGATCTGCTGATTTTCCGTCAGTGAAAATGACGACAATCTTTTCGGCGTCTTTTCGCTGGTTTCCCTCCTCACCAAACCCCcttgaatctataaatctaagCGCACGTGCTGTATTTGTGTTGCCTCGGATTTTCGTGATATTTTTTAACGCTGTTTGTACGTCAGACTTGTGTTGATATTGTTGCAGCGATATCGCCGATCGAGCCCATGTACTAAATGTGACTACACCTATTCTCGTTTTGGTTGGAGCTATTCTAAATTCATTGACGACACTCTTCACGAAATCGACCATTTTGCTAAAGTCTCCCACGTGAATACTATTTGAAGAATCGAGCGCGAATATAACATCAGTTGGTTTTGTTTTGCACGCTGGAatcaaacaattcattattgataCGATGAGTTTAGAAAACATAACGACGCACATGAGAATGAAATACGTTAATCGCAAATCAACTTAGGTTTAGAACATGGTAAATCATATAAGATTAAAACCCACTGTATACAAATCAAAAGGTTAAAACGAAATCTATCAATCAAGAGAtacaatgaaaaaaagacatGAGGAATCGAGTAAATTTGTAGAACACCCCAGGGATTTAATCAAGTATCAGTAAATTGTTCACACCTGTAGATAGCTTCTAGAAAGAGtccgaaataaattttgatttaattctcGATTGATAGATTTTGTTTTGATCTCTAAATTTGTATAATCTATTTTCCACTTCTGAGTACGCGGGCTAGTAGTTTCGATTGCTATAGGATGTGATTAAAAGCATGTGTTGAACACTTACTGATGTTACTATCATCATTGACGTAAGTCGGAACTGTCGTCATAGGTCGATCTGTTCCCGTTGGAGAAACTGAAATTTTAATGTTAGATTACAAATACCGATTACTAACAGACCACTTTATTCCGTTATATCCGTTCTTTATTATTATTCCGCTTAGCATTAGATTTTATCTCTAGCACAAGACTTCATGAAAGGAAGCTACATGGCTTCATCAGAAAAGCATCCACTTTTTTCAACTTGACCTGTTATTTTCATACAGTTCTCACATGGTAAATCAACATCGATTCTTTTGAACGATTGAAATCTAGGATACGATTTTGTCATCTATCCAAACTTATATGTAATCGCATTTTGGCATCGAACCAAAGACAACAATTATTGAAAGCAATCAAGGCATTCTGTAATCTAGAAATAACTTCCAGCAACAAACATTGAATCGGTGAGAAATGACTTAAAGAGCATCAcacctctgatctgaaactaTTTCTGGGTGAATGAATTGGGTAAATGATTCGATGCCAACCAATCAACATTTTTGATCAGATAACTTTAAAGAAGATAATTgccattaaaaaagaaaaacaaagaaGCTACTTCTTACCAGCGCACGATTTGTATCCAAGTTCTTGTTGGATTTGATCAAGTTTCTGGAAATCATTGACCATGAATACGTATGACTTTGATCTAGCGATGTTTCTCAATTCACTGATTTCCACGTATTTTCCGACACCGACTGCGAATACGACTATTCCCGCTTTCTTCGCCCTAAGAGCTTCGGTCTTAGTCCACGACGGTTCCTGCGAGTTGCCATCAGTGATAACTATAGCTACTTTCGGGATATTTTTACGGGCCTTTCCAGGCGCCAATACCCGCGTGCGCGCTAGTTTCAATGCATCAGAGGTATTGGTATGACCAGTTCTCTGTTTTATCCTGCCCAATGCTTTAATTACGTCGTCACGAGTCGAATATTTGGCCAAGTCGAAGTGTAATTTAGCATCTGTACTAAATGTTATAACTGAAACTCTTTTTGCTTCGGGCCCGACTTGCATGTTCTGGATCATATGTTTGACGAAATCCACCTGTCTGGTGAAGTTTGCCGCTAATATGCTCGTCGATTCATCCAGAATGAACACGATATCTGCCTGGCGACATATTTCTTCCCGATTGCTCCGACCGTTGGCAACCTAGTGAATGAAAATCTGGTTTACTCGAAATGTTTGGTAAAGTTCGTACTACTATTCTAACTATTCTGTAAtggtatttcatttttaaacgaATAAAGCATGTTAAATTACTAATGGATATATAATCGTCTaaatttcaatactttttttgTTTCGTACGATGTTGGATGTGTTTTTAATGGTGTAATTGGTTATCAAGTCGCTACTCCGCTCATGTCTAGACGGGCGAGCACTCGCCTCCTGTTCACTCATCAGTAAATCTTAGACACCGCATAATATATAAGGTTATGCACTCTTATTTGTTCATTatcaaaacagaaaacaagAGAATCAGATCTTACAACCtttttttagaaacattacgacTAGTGATAATGATAGCGCGTTAttcgaaatatataaatctcaataaatctttttttcgaaattacTTCTCATCGGGAATAGAACCACTTTCACGCAGTAAACcttcaaaatttgaagaaaagtcATATCTATGATATTCTTGACAATTTGGAATGATGAGTTCAACTATTGAAAGCTATGGATGCCGCCATGCGTCAATGAAATATGTTACTGTCATCGCAAGTGTTGCCTCGGTCAATATTAGTTGCTGATGCGTTACGTGTTGGGCACATATTGTACTTCTGACAACAGATTGACGAGCTTCAAGCGAACTCAAAATCATTTACATCAAAATTCAGGAATTAaaccaaaagaaaaaaacttgCTCTGCATATCACGTCCAATAGAAATATAAACcacaattatcaaatatagaatatagaaTCCGAAAAGTTTTCATGAGCTGATATttcattcgacgtttcgacttaaTCCTCATGATTGATATATTCTACGATTTGgtatcttcaggaataccaAAATAGTAGAAAATTAGTTCAATGAAACTTTTCGAACtacattttttcttttgttttgatttgatgtATGTTACAACACTGACTAAAAGTTCCATCAGGATTATTaacaaatattatatactaatttGATCCGATGATTCGAGTCTTCCCTACTAGTCTCATCTTCAAGGAAACGGAATCACATCTGTTACGAAATTATTGACTATTCTAGATAATAAATCGAAGACAAATCCTGATTTTATGGTTttgttatttgaaattaatagaaTCGAAATTACACGAAAACGAACACGATTTCAACACATGTCGCATTAGAGCTCGCAAAAAACTAATAAAACCAAACTGGTGAAAACGTAAAATAAATCGTAACAAAAACATAAACCGATCATTTCAAGAAATCAGTTATAATCAGTCGAATTTCACTTACCCCAACTGTGACCAGAATCAGAACGATAAAACTGGTGAAAGTCATTTCGACGCTTTTCATCTTGTTAAACTGTTGAGAAGTTTGAATCGACGAAGCGCGCACCTCTATTTATACCGTTTTGAAGCCGGAAATTCCTCCACTTTAGGAGGATAGTACTCCCTATCACAATGACGTCACGGGTACTGCACCCACACATAGCTTTACAATGAACGACCATGATGTAATGCGTGTTCCTGCAATCAACACTCGTCGAAAACCATTACTTCAATTATATCCGTTTTGTGTCATACTTTTTTCTGCGTCTGTTCGAAGCCCATAAATGGCAGCGATTTTATTGTCCtaattcaaactatcaaaacAACATTTCTGAATACAAACTAAAACATCGATTTTAATATTAACAGGAAACGAAAAAATATAGCAATTGGAAAATGCGTTATTTGGCTTCCTCTTTATCTGGATGTTTATTGTTATGTGTTTTGAggatattttgtaaacaaaGATAAAATAATCGTTGTGTATGT
It includes:
- the LOC141900836 gene encoding matrilin-1-like; amino-acid sequence: MKSVEMTFTSFIVLILVTVGVANGRSNREEICRQADIVFILDESTSILAANFTRQVDFVKHMIQNMQVGPEAKRVSVITFSTDAKLHFDLAKYSTRDDVIKALGRIKQRTGHTNTSDALKLARTRVLAPGKARKNIPKVAIVITDGNSQEPSWTKTEALRAKKAGIVVFAVGVGKYVEISELRNIARSKSYVFMVNDFQKLDQIQQELGYKSCAVSPTGTDRPMTTVPTYVNDDSNITCKTKPTDVIFALDSSNSIHVGDFSKMVDFVKSVVNEFRIAPTKTRIGVVTFSTWARSAISLQQYQHKSDVQTALKNITKIRGNTNTARALRFIDSRGFGEEGNQRKDAEKIVVIFTDGKSADRSETALEARKLRKNGVTVMTVGIGPKVDKIELDSIASWPLGENVFTVSRFSDLPQLKARLSQITCRDDEPDHAAAHRKCDTPHADVVVMLDASSSIWPKDFTKQLDFLKKLVKKFKIGSGGTRVAVLTFGTYARVQFNLDSYIADENGAVAAISRIEQSGGDTNIGDALRIARRYSFREANGARDGKMPKIGIVITDGKSQNRAYTRKQARFTKQVGIKLFAVGIGDEVSNEELNNIASTRQFVFRVNDTDKLPALIDELQLETCGAAERTFP